A window of the Leptospira bourretii genome harbors these coding sequences:
- a CDS encoding helix-turn-helix domain-containing protein yields the protein MVSKVEQPSDGIDQLISESGDYITDVVKENLKLIRHTKGFSLDKLANRCGVSRAMLSQIEQGKSVPTISVLWKIANGLNVPFSELLKEKNQDGIHILKAENSKVLYSNSKVFASRALFPFLGNRKTEFYELILKPGGHEVAEPHKTGTTENLVVVSGKLRLRVGEKVVELEPKDSVFFKADVSHEYSNPTDQETLMYLVMDYTDEIG from the coding sequence ATGGTAAGTAAAGTAGAGCAACCGAGTGACGGAATAGACCAATTGATTTCAGAGTCTGGCGATTATATAACAGATGTCGTCAAAGAAAACCTGAAACTCATCCGCCATACAAAAGGTTTTTCTTTGGATAAACTCGCAAATCGTTGTGGAGTGAGCCGTGCGATGTTATCGCAGATCGAACAAGGGAAATCGGTTCCTACGATTTCTGTGTTATGGAAAATTGCAAACGGACTCAATGTTCCTTTTTCTGAACTCCTCAAAGAAAAAAACCAAGACGGAATCCATATCCTCAAAGCGGAAAATTCCAAAGTTTTATATTCCAATTCCAAAGTCTTTGCTAGCCGTGCGCTTTTCCCATTTCTTGGAAATCGCAAAACAGAATTTTATGAACTCATTTTAAAACCTGGCGGGCATGAAGTTGCCGAACCACATAAAACAGGAACTACTGAAAACTTGGTTGTTGTTTCCGGCAAACTGCGGTTACGCGTTGGCGAAAAAGTTGTGGAACTAGAACCAAAAGATTCTGTATTTTTTAAAGCCGATGTTTCGCATGAGTATTCCAATCCAACAGACCAAGAAACTCTCATGTATCTTGTGATGGATTATACGGACGAAATAGGTTAA